A region of Ornithodoros turicata isolate Travis chromosome 5, ASM3712646v1, whole genome shotgun sequence DNA encodes the following proteins:
- the LOC135395236 gene encoding uncharacterized protein K02A2.6-like: MTWPSWKKAFQNYLVASGLDKESTTRRKAILYHCLGAEGQRIFDLLPPSQTSATNSVATTTESTESPSETAADEMEIALKTLDTHYTTTVNPIAERHKFRQRRQQLGESIYDYVLALRELASTCDFGATLDSMIRDQIVESTNIPHLRERLLLEGRTLTLARTIMLARQFQQSQKESREFAVESEHEEVQQVTRQPARKPMQKRQGDRSSKRSATRTQCFRCGSRDHLANSPSCKARNQRCSACGKMGHFRSVCRSLGQLRQLTDELPSQDSITNSEVQTTLQLDTSAAKKTGIYVTLSVSERDIRFLIDTGSSATIMSSAVYEGHFASLHPLKPTSVSLYDFSKRSIPIQGRFSAPVKYANRSACLNFYVVSNGTTLLGMDAVTSLELCIDGMSLSCFSTTASTVTVPPAISADFEHLFDGTLGLSKHYIHKVKIRSDIKPVTGKLRRLPLTVREQVSQELRRLEEQDVIENVTASEWVSPIVVVKKKDGSIRLCVDLREPNKAVIADCFPLPHTEELLNALAGAMKFSKLDLASAYQVPLHPDSRDLTAFITHEGLFRFKRAAKEFSSDDIIVYGHSQEEHDNNLRHVLKRLSAEGLKLNHKCVFDVVELTFLGHVVNAHGLLPQTSAIQALQRAPPPTDLKSLRSFLGLLGYYSKFIHHFAELVEPMRELLREGKTFEWTSRADQTFNKVKATLSSCPVLHMFDVQLPVVVTTDASSYGLGAVLQQIKGNEVRTVAFASRTLSSVERKYSVGEREALACMWACEHWHVYLWGRPFTLRTDHQALVTLLGTQGSGHRPLRISRWSARLLYYNFTIEYKKGAENYIADALSRLPLQSDDVDEEIVCTISSPISKEELQEATLLDPEISEVISALEQATWSRHAHRAPAMGPYHRCGRELSVVNGLLHRGERLVVPRTLTSRLLEMAHETHPGIVRTKQRLRDLYWWPGNDAQVEKMVHDCSICQSADKSAKVASAPLHPVVFPATPWSKMGMDIVGPFEDSPPSCRYAITLLDYHSKWPEISFAPAVTTSTVEAFLMHVFSREGYPEEKVTDNGPQFVSTHFKAFLRERGIQHTTVSVYYPQANGQVERFNRVLKDTIQVAILQRKDIKRAILEHLAVYRSTPHATTGVSPAVLLHGRNFRTRVNVVGLQKPSATPDMSRVKARVSSKQSKQKVYTDDKRSARFRKFMPGDYVRVRLPGRRKKGRPNFSTPLRIIASRGPLSFLLEDGRIWHSSKFTPFYGELRPPEGQVQPDVPPPFGYSWWPIDDNAPVSDSAYVSPQDQAPHKAARVHPLPSLEQQDPPLRRSTRQRSAPVRYPANENDAPQDIADDRAH, translated from the exons ATGACGTGGCCATCGTGGAAGAAGGCATTTCAGAATTACTTGGTTGCGTCTGGCCTAGACAAAGAGTCAACAACCCGCCGTAAGGCTATATTGTATCACTGCCTTGGTGCTGAAGGGCAAAGGATTTTTGATCTGCTACCGCCTTCTCAAACGTCCGCTACCAACTCAGTTGCAACTACAACGGAATCCACGGAGTCACCATCCGAGACCGCCGCAGATGAGATGGAAATAGCTCTCAAGACCTTGGATACTCACTACACTACCACCGTTAATCCTATCGCCGAGCGACACAAATTTCGTCAGCGCCGTCAGCAGCTCGGTGAGTCAATTTATGACTACGTCCTGGCTCTTCGAGAACTTGCCAGTACCTGTGACTTCGGGGCGACGCTTGATTCCATGATACGCGATCAAATTGTCGAATCCACCAACATACCTCATCTTCGTGAACGCCTCCTCCTAGAAGGCCGTACGCTTACGTTGGCTCGTACAATTATGCTTGCACGGCAGTTTCAACAGTCACAAAAGGAATCAAGAGAATTTGCTGTTGAGAGCGAGCACGAGGAAGTTCAACAAGTCACAAGACAGCCTGCAAGGAAACCTATGCAGAAGCGACAGGGCGATCGCTCGAGCAAACGCTCTGCTACGCGAACTCAATGTTTTCGCTGTGGCTCTAGGGATCACTTGGCGAATTCTCCTTCATGTAAAGCCCGCAATCAGAGATGCTCCGCATGCGGCAAGATGGGGCACTTCCGTTCCGTTTGCCGCTCTCTGGGACAACTACGTCAACTTACGGATGAACTTCCGTCACAAGATTCCATTACGAACTCCGAAGTACAAACTACCTTACAGTTGGATACTTCTGCTGCAAAGAAAACTGGGATCTACGTTACGTTGTCTGTCTCAGAGAGGGACATACGTTTTCTCATTGACACGGGATCTTCAGCAACGATTATGTCTTCTGCCGTCTACGAGGGGCATTTTGCATCCTTGCATCCTCTGAAGCCGACATCTGTGAGCCTGTACGATTTCTCCAAACGCTCAATTCCCATTCAGGGACGTTTTTCGGCACCGGTCAAGTACGCAAATCGTTCAGCATGTCTGAATTTCTACGTAGTATCCAATGGCACGACACTTCTTGGCATGGATGCTGTCACGTCGTTGGAGTTATGCATTGACGGCATGAGTCTCTCCTGCTTTAGTACGACTGCGTCGACAGTCACCGTACCCCCAGCAATTTCAGCTGATTTCGAACACCTTTTCGATGGAACTCTGGGTCTGTCTAAACATTACATTCACAAGGTGAAGATACGTTCCGACATCAAGCCCGTTACAGGCAAGTTACGCCGTTTACCGTTAACAGTACGAGAACAAGTTTCTCAAGAACTACGTCGTCTGGAAGAACAGGACGTAATCGAAAATGTCACAGCTTCAGAGTGGGTCTCTCCAATCGTAGTGGTAAAGAAAAAAGATGGCTCCATCCGCTTATGCGTCGACCTACGCGAACCCAACAAAGCCGTCATTGCGGACTGTTTCCCACTACCACATACTGAGGAACTGCTTAACGCCTTAGCCGGCGCCATGAAATTCTCGAAACTGGATCTGGCATCCGCTTATCAAGTTCCCCTACACCCAGATAGCAGGGACTTAACCGCATTTATTACTCACGAGGGACTCTTCCGTTTTAAGCGC GCTGCAAAGGAGTTCTCTTCTGACGACATCATCGTTTACGGACATTCGCAAGAAGAACACGACAACAACCTCCGTCATGTACTCAAGCGTTTGTCTGCGGAAGGGTTGAAATTGAATCACAAGTGCGTGTTTGACGTCGTCGAGCTTACTTTCCTCGGACATGTCGTAAATGCCCATGGACTGTTACCTCAAACGTCTGCAATTCAAGCGCTACAAAGGGCCCCTCCACCTACGGATTTAAAGTCACTTCGTTCTTTCCTGGGATTACTTGGGTACTACTCCAAGTTTATCCATCACTTCGCCGAGCTGGTGGAACCGATGCGTGAACTCCTTCGAGAGGGAAAAACTTTTGAGTGGACTTCCAGGGCGGATCAAACTTTTAACAAGGTGAAAGCTACACTCAGCTCGTGCCCGGTTCTACACATGTTCGATGTACAGCTCCCAGTGGTCGTGACCACAGACGCTTCATCATACGGTTTGGGTGCCGTTCTGCAACAAATTAAAGGGAACGAAGTTCGCACAGTCGCTTTTGCTTCCCGTACCTTATCTTCGGTGGAGAGAAAGTACTCGGTTGGTGAGCGCGAAGCGCTTGCCTGCATGTGGGCATGCGAGCATTGGCATGTCTACTTGTGGGGACGCCCTTTTACTCTACGTACTGACCATCAAGCGTTAGTAACCTTGCTTGGCACACAAGGCTCTGGACATCGCCCTCTGCGTATATCAAGATGGTCCGCCAGATTGCTGTACTACAACTTCACTATAGAGTACAAGAAGGGAGCCGAGAATTATATTGCGGATGCCCTATCAAGGTTACCACTACAGTCagatgatgttgatgaagaaattGTCTGCACCATCTCCAGCCCCATTTCAAAAGAAGAATTACAAGAGGCTACGTTGCTCGATCCAGAAATCAGCGAGGTCATCAGTGCACTTGAACAAGCAACTTGGTCGCGACATGCTCACAGAGCTCCCGCAATGGGTCCGTACCATCGCTGCGGACGTGAACTTTCAGTTGTGAATGGACTTCTGCATCGTGGCGAACGTTTAGTGGTCCCACGTACACTAACTTCCAGGCTGCTTGAGATGGCACACGAGACGCACCCTGGAATTGTGCGTACAAAGCAGCGACTTAGAGATTTGTACTGGTGGCCCGGGAATGATGCCCAAGTGGAAAAAATGGTGCACGATTGCTCTATCTGTCAGTCTGCTGACAAATCTGCCAAGGTTGCATCTGCACCTTTGCACCCAGTAGTATTCCCAGCTACACCATGGTCAAAAATGGGAATGGACATAGTTGGACCGTTCGAAGACTCTCCTCCTTCGTGCCGTTACGCCATAACGCTTTTGGATTACCATAGCAAGTGGCCAGAAATTTCATTTGCGCCCGCTGTTACAACATCTACAGTGGAAGCATTCCTTATGCACGTATTCAGTCGCGAAGGCTACCCCGAGGAGAAAGTCACAGACAATGGCCCGCAATTTGTGTCCACACACTTCAAAGCCTTCCTGCGAGAACGAGGTATTCAGCACACGACAGTATCCGTCTACTATCCACAAGCCAACGGTCAAGTTGAACGTTTCAACAGAGTGCTCAAGGACACCATACAAGTTGCAATACTACAGCGCAAAGACATCAAACGCGCAATCCTTGAGCATCTCGCGGTATACAGAAGCACACCGCACGCTACAACAGGTGTCTCTCCAGCAGTGCTTCTGCATGGCCGGAACTTTCGAACGCGCGTCAACGTGGTAGGACTTCAAAAGCCCTCAGCAACACCCGACATGTCGAGAGTCAAGGCACGTGTGTCGTCAAAACAGAGTAAGCAGAAGGTCTACACCGACGACAAGCGATCTGCAAGGTTCCGCAAATTCATGCCGGGAGACTATGTTCGAGTGCGTCTACCGGGTCGCCGAAAGAAAGGACGGCCAAATTTTTCTACACCCTTGAGAATCATCGCTTCCCGGGGACCACTATCTTTTTTGCTGGAAGACGGCAGGATATGGCATTCGTCGAAATTTACACCATTTTATGGTGAGCTGAGGCCACCAGAAGGCCAAGTACAACCGGACGTACCGCCCCCTTTCGGCTACTCTTGGTGGCCTATTGACGACAACGCACCTGTTTCGGATAGTGCATATGTCTCCCCTCAAGACCAAGCTCCGCACAAAGCCGCAAGAGTACATCCGCTGCCATCTCTCGAACAGCAGGACCCGCCTCTACGCAGAAGCACACGACAACGTTCCGCTCCTGTCCGTTACCCGGCAAACGAGAACGACGCACCACAGGACATTGCCGACGACAGAGCGCACTAA